One part of the Marinobacter sp. MDS2 genome encodes these proteins:
- a CDS encoding ABC transporter permease, giving the protein MSSITGKLGQSMGFSLKQLVENLAPANLAASGRKMLLPFIGILVFVGFWHLAAPQVNTSLGAFPGPVQVWEQAGQLWQEHADQRAKADRFVTMQEQRNARILADNPEAEVRIRDYPGAPTFLDQIGTSLITVLSGFVVAALIAVPLGILFGLNQHFQAAVNPLIQVFKPVSPLAWLPLVTMVVSATYVSDDPMFEKSFLTSMITVTLCSLWPTLINTSVGVAAVNPDLLNVSRVLNLSFWSHVRKVVLPSSIPMIFTGLRVSLGIAWMVLIAAEMLAQSPGLGKFVWDEFQNGSSQSLSRIMVAVLAIGFIGFILDRIMQLIQQKVAWNEGR; this is encoded by the coding sequence ATGAGTTCGATAACTGGAAAACTCGGTCAGTCCATGGGCTTCAGTCTCAAACAGCTGGTTGAAAACCTGGCGCCCGCCAATCTGGCGGCTTCGGGCCGGAAAATGCTGCTTCCTTTCATCGGCATTCTGGTGTTCGTGGGATTCTGGCATTTGGCCGCGCCTCAGGTAAACACATCGCTGGGTGCTTTCCCCGGGCCGGTACAGGTCTGGGAGCAAGCCGGTCAATTATGGCAAGAGCACGCGGACCAGAGAGCAAAAGCGGACCGATTCGTCACCATGCAAGAACAGCGCAACGCGCGGATTCTGGCTGACAACCCGGAAGCCGAGGTACGCATTCGCGACTACCCGGGCGCGCCAACCTTTCTGGACCAGATCGGCACCAGCCTGATCACCGTGCTGTCCGGGTTCGTGGTTGCCGCACTGATTGCGGTCCCGTTAGGTATTCTATTCGGTCTGAACCAGCACTTTCAGGCGGCGGTGAACCCGCTGATTCAAGTCTTCAAACCGGTGTCGCCGCTTGCGTGGTTGCCACTGGTTACCATGGTGGTTTCCGCTACCTATGTCAGCGACGACCCAATGTTCGAGAAATCGTTTCTGACGTCGATGATTACCGTCACCCTGTGCAGTTTGTGGCCCACGCTGATCAACACCAGTGTCGGCGTTGCGGCGGTGAACCCGGATCTGCTCAACGTATCCAGAGTGCTCAACCTGTCCTTCTGGAGCCATGTACGCAAAGTGGTGCTGCCGTCATCCATACCGATGATTTTTACCGGCCTTCGAGTGTCCCTCGGGATTGCCTGGATGGTGCTGATCGCCGCCGAAATGCTGGCCCAGAGCCCCGGGCTCGGCAAGTTTGTCTGGGACGAGTTCCAGAATGGCAGTAGCCAGTCACTCAGCCGGATTATGGTGGCGGTGCTTGCCATCGGGTTTATCGGGTTCATCCTCGATCGAATAATGCAATTGATTCAACAAAAGGTGGCCTGGAACGAAGGGCGCTGA
- a CDS encoding CmpA/NrtA family ABC transporter substrate-binding protein produces the protein MARTLEHFRSGITALLLGLASLAHGDIGPAEKPDLKLGFIKLTDMAPLAIAWEQGYFLDEGLFVELEAQANWKVLLDRVITSELDGAHMLAGQPLGASIGYGTQANIITAFSMDLNGNGITVSKDVWETIKPQLAKDGDKPAHPISAATLKPVIDQYRDRGERFKMGMVFPVSTHNYELRYWLAAGGLNPGYYAPQRGDTSGTLQADVHLSVTPPPQMPATMEAGTIQGYCVGEPWNQQAVFKDIGVPVITDYEIWPNNPEKVFGVTEEWAQKYPNTHLRLLRALIRAAHWLDENNNANRAEAVKILAQSSYVGADPEVIANSMTGTFEYEKGDVREVPDFNVFFRYHATYPYPSDAIWYLSQMRRWGQIPEPKSDSWYMETAAQVYRGDIYAQAAQSLIDDGLLAASDFPDFSTENFERPFQGTLIDGVPFTPKTPNAYIDRFEIGLKADQTP, from the coding sequence ATGGCAAGAACCCTTGAACACTTTCGGTCAGGCATAACGGCACTGCTGCTGGGATTGGCTTCATTGGCGCACGGCGACATCGGCCCTGCAGAAAAGCCAGACCTCAAACTCGGCTTTATTAAACTTACCGACATGGCGCCCCTGGCGATCGCCTGGGAGCAGGGCTATTTCCTTGATGAAGGGCTGTTCGTTGAACTGGAGGCTCAGGCCAACTGGAAAGTCCTGCTGGACCGGGTGATTACATCCGAGCTGGATGGCGCCCATATGCTCGCCGGCCAGCCTCTCGGTGCGTCCATCGGCTATGGCACCCAGGCCAACATCATTACCGCTTTCAGTATGGATCTGAACGGCAATGGCATCACCGTCTCCAAAGACGTCTGGGAAACCATTAAACCTCAGCTTGCCAAAGACGGTGACAAGCCGGCCCATCCCATCAGTGCCGCAACCCTCAAGCCCGTCATCGACCAGTACCGGGATCGAGGCGAGCGTTTCAAGATGGGCATGGTTTTCCCGGTATCGACCCACAATTATGAACTGCGCTACTGGCTGGCCGCCGGCGGGTTAAACCCCGGCTATTACGCACCCCAGAGAGGGGATACAAGCGGCACCCTGCAGGCCGATGTGCATCTGTCGGTAACGCCCCCGCCACAAATGCCCGCAACCATGGAAGCCGGCACTATTCAGGGCTATTGCGTGGGTGAGCCCTGGAACCAGCAGGCCGTGTTCAAGGATATTGGCGTGCCGGTCATAACCGACTACGAAATCTGGCCGAACAACCCGGAAAAGGTGTTCGGGGTCACCGAAGAGTGGGCCCAAAAATACCCGAACACGCACCTCCGCTTGCTGCGCGCCTTGATCCGGGCTGCCCATTGGCTCGACGAGAACAACAACGCGAACCGGGCCGAGGCGGTCAAGATTCTTGCCCAATCAAGCTACGTCGGTGCCGATCCGGAGGTCATCGCCAACTCCATGACCGGAACCTTTGAATACGAGAAAGGGGATGTCCGGGAGGTGCCTGATTTCAATGTATTCTTCCGCTATCACGCCACTTACCCGTACCCGTCCGATGCCATCTGGTACCTGTCGCAAATGCGTCGATGGGGCCAGATTCCCGAACCCAAGTCCGATAGCTGGTACATGGAAACCGCCGCACAAGTCTACCGGGGCGACATCTACGCACAGGCCGCCCAGTCACTGATCGACGACGGTCTGTTGGCCGCCAGCGACTTCCCGGACTTTTCCACCGAGAACTTCGAGCGTCCGTTCCAGGGCACGTTAATTGACGGTGTGCCATTCACTCCGAAAACACCCAACGCTTACATCGATCGTTTCGAGATCGGTCTGAAAGCTGACCAGACGCCTTAA